ATACGGTCACCCGCTACTACCGGGCGCGGCGTCCCAAGTCCTATTACGCCGATGCCAGTTTGGATTCGGGCGTGCGCTCGCAAGAGCTGATCACCGAGGCCCTGAACTGGCTGAAAGCGCAGAACTTCGACTTCGCCACGCTCAGCAGGGACAGCTACAACCGCATCAAGGGCCTCAACTTTTTTTACGCCGGCCAAGCCAACAGTCCGTGGGCCAAGGGCTTGTGGCCGCATATGGGAACTTTGTGGCCCCAGTTCTGCTCGAACGGTATCTGCACCAACACCTACCAGATTTCCGACATGGGGCCGCAGCTGGCTATCGGCACCTTTGCCCACGAAACGGGCCATCTGCTCATGGACTGGCCAGACTTGTACGATTACGACGGCAGCTCAGAAGGATCGGTGGCCGACTTTTGCCTGATGGGCACCGGTGGCGTGGGTTACCAGAGCCAGTTCCGGCCAGTGCCGCCCAACGGATTCTTTCGTTATCTGTCCGGCTGGGCCAGTGTGACCGAACTCAATCCCGCCATCAACCGCACGCCGCCCACCGGGCGCTTGAGTCATACCTCGGGCAGCCACTCCCTGTATCGCTGGAGCAATCCGGGTAACCCAAGTGAAGCGTTTTATGTGGAAGCCCTGCACAAGAGCGACCAGAACCTGTATCAGCCGGACCAGGGCCTGGCCATTTTCCACACCGACCCGAGCGGTGACAACAGCAGCGAGTGGAAGCCCTATGTGCAGATGGAACACGCCGATGGGCGGCGTGATCCGGAGTACAACGTGAACCGCGGCGACGCAACGGATCTGTTCGACGGCGCCGCCACCAAGAGTTTCAGCGACACGCTGCCCAATGCCCTGACGGCGCGCGGCACCAACTCCAAATGGTCGAATGGCTATGGCTCGGGACTGGCGCTCCATAACATCAGCACGCCGGCCAGGACGATTTCCTTTGATGTTGGCGCAGCCGGGGCCGGTGTGAGTTACACCGGTTCGCTGGCAGCCGGGGCCCGCGTCATCCACCCTGCTCCCTGGTTCGAATACGCGGGCGGCACCATCAAGGCCACCCTGATCGGACCGTCGACGGCCGACTTCGATTTGCTGCTCGAACGCTGGAATGGCAGCGCCTGGGCGAAGGCGGCTGCAAGTGAGTCGCACACATCGAGCGAAGTGATTTCCTACGCGGCGTCGGCCGGCTACTACCGGATCACCGTGTATTCCTACAGCGGTTCCGGGGCCTACAAGCTGCTTGTCTACAAGTAGCGCAAGCGAATCATTTCGCCTGAAGTAACAATGCCGCAGCCCGTATGGCGGGGTGCGGCATGTGCATTGCGCAAACCGGTCGACTTACTTCAGGGTCCACACATACTGGACAGGCTGCCATGACCTGACCGCCTCGCCACCTTTAATGGCCGGGCTGAACCGGCATTTGGCAATGGCTACGCGCGCTGCCTCGTCAAGGTCGGCATGGCCGCTTGAGGTCTTGACCTTGGCATCCTCGGTCTTGCCGTCGGTGCCCACCAGGAAGGCAACAGTCACGGTGCCCTCGCGCTTGTTGGCCAGCGCGTCCTTGGGGTACATGGGCTTGGCGCAGCTATTGAAATCAGCGACGGCCGGGCGGTCGGCGTCGGCAGCCAGCGCAGGCGCCGCGCAGCCTGCCAGGGCCAGCAGCACAGCCGGGGCCAGCATAAAACGGTGGGGTAGTTGCAGCATGATGATCTCCTCTAATGGTTGGTGTAGAAGTAGAATATCTTGTCTAGACACGAATGTCTAGTACCGCCTGCATAGGCGCCACAAAAAATCAGGGCCGGAGACATTCGCGTTGTGCGCGAACCTCTCCGGCCCTGAATGCCCCGCGAGCGCGAGGCAGGAAACGGTGGTGATTACTGCAGCTTGATCTCGACGTCCACGCCAGCTGGCAGGTCCAGCTTCATCAGTGCGTCAACGGTCTTGTCGGTTGGGTCGACAATGTCCATCAGGCGCTGGTGGGTACGGATCTCGAACTGGTCGCGCGAAGTCTTGTTCACGTGCGGGGAACGCAGCACGTCAAAACGCTGGATGCGGGTTGGCAGTGGAACCGGACCCTTGACGACGGCGCCGGTACGCTTGGCGGTCTCGACGATTTCCAGGGCGGACTGGTCGATCAGCTTGTAATCGAAAGCCTTGAGGCGAATGCGGATTTTCTGGTTTGGTGCGGACATGGTATTTCCTTAAAGAGCGAACCGGGCTGCGAGGCACCGGCAATATGTGAGTGCTACCGTAAAACAAACAGAAGCGGGCCGTGGCCCGCTCCTGTCACGCCGAACTTACTATCGAATTACTTCGACGCTTCGCCCAGGATCTTTGCAACAACGCCTGCACCAACGGTACGGCCACCTTCGCGGATAGCGAAGCGCAGACCTTCTTCCATCGCGATCGGGTTGATCAGCTTGACGGTGATCGACACGTTATCGCCTGGCATGACCATTTCCTTGTCCGCTGGCAGTTCGATCGAACCGGTCACGTCCGTGGTACGGAAGTAGAACTGTGGGCGATAGTTGTTGAAGAATGGGGTGTGACGACCGCCCTCGTCCTTCGACAGCACATAGATCTCGCCGGTGAAGTGGTTGTGCGGCTTGATCGAACCTGGCTTGGCCAGAACCTGGCCACGCTCCACGTCTTCACGCTTGGTGCCGCGCAGCAGCAGACCAACGTTGTCGCCAGCCTGACCCTGGTCCAGCAGCTTGCGGAACATTTCCACGCCGGTGCAGGTGGTCTTGACGGTGTCCTTGATGCCGACGATTTCAATCTCTTCGCCAACCTTGATGATGCCGCGCTCAACACGACCGGTCACCACGGTACCGCGGCCGGAGATCGAGAACACGTCTTCCACTGGCATCAGGAAGGCGCCGTCCACAGCGCGCTCTGGCGTCGGGATGTAGCTGTCCAGTGCTTCGGCCAGGGCCATGATGGCCTGCTCGCCCATTTCGCCGGCGTCGCCGTCCAGGGCCATACGTGCCGAACCCTTGATGATTGGCAGGTCGTCGCCTGGGAACTCGTACTTCGAGAGGAGCTCGCGCACTTCCATTTCAACCAGTTCCAGCAGTTCTGCATCGTCGACCAGGTCGCACTTGTTCAGGAACACGATGATGTAAGGAACGCCAACCTGGCGTGCCAGCAGGATGTGCTCGCGGGTCTGTGGCATTGGGCCGTCAGCAGCCGAGCATACCAGGATCGCGCCGTCCATCTGGGCAGCACCGGTAATCATGTTCTTGATGTAGTCGGCGTGGCCTGGGCAGTCAACGTGCGCGTAGTGACGGTTGGCGGTCTCGTACTCGACGTGGGCGGTGTTGATGGTGATGCCGCGTGCTTTTTCTTCTGGTGCTGCATCGATCTGGTCGTAAGCTTTTGCTTCGCCGCCGAATTTCTTCGACAGAACGGTAGCGATAGCTGCAGTCAGGGTGGTCTTGCCGTGGTCGACGTGGCCGATGGTGCCGACGTTGACGTGCGGCTTGGTCCGTTCGAATTTACCTTTTGCCATTTTTCAAGTTCCTTAAAGTTTATTATTTGCGGGACAGAGCACGGTGTTCACGCTTGTGCTCTGTCCTCAACTGACTAGATTTTTCTGACTAACGAATTACTTGCTCTTGGCCGTCACGATTGCATCGGTAACGTGCTTAGGCGCTTCCGAATAGTGCTTGAATTCCATCGTGTAGGTTGCACGGCCTTGCGTTGCGGAACGCAGCGAGGTCGAGTAACCGAACATTTCCGACAGAGGCACTTCGGCTTTGATGATCTTGCCACCGCCGCCCGGGATTTCGTCCATGCCCTGCACCATACCACGGCGGGACGACAGGTCGCCCATCACGGTACCGGCGTAGTCTTCCGGCGTTTCCACTTCCACAGCCATCATCGGCTCGAGGATGACTGGCGATGCTTTGCGGCAGCCGTCCTTGAATGCCATCGACGCGGCCATCTGGAACGCGTTTTCGTTCGAGTCCACATCGTGGTACGAACCGAAGAACAGCGTGACCTTGACGTCCACCACTGGGTAGCCGGCCAGAACACCGGTGTTGAGCGTGCCGCGCACACCCTTTTCAACTGCAGGGATGTATTCGCGTGGAACGGTGCCGCCCTTGATGGCGTCAACGAACTCGAAGCCCTTGCCTGGCTCTTGCGGCTCGATCTTCAGCACCACGTGACCGTACTGACCACGACCACCGGACTGCTTGACGAACTTGCCTTCAGACTCTTCGCACACCTTGCGGATCGTCTCGCGGTAAGCCACTTGTGGCTTGCCGACGGTCGCTTCGACGCCGAATTCGCGCTTCATGCGGTCAACGATAATTTCCAGGTGCAGCTCGCCCATACCACCGATGATGGTCTGGCCCGACTCTTCGTCGGTCTTGACGCGGAACGAAGGATCTTCCTGTGCCAGGCGGTTCAGGGCCAGGCCCATCTTTTCCTGGTCAGCCTTGGTCTTCGGCTCAACAGCCTGCTGAATGACCGGCTCAGGGAATACCATCTTTTCCAGCGTGATGATGGCCGATGGATCGCACAGGGTTTCGCCCGTGGTTGCATCTTTCAGGCCCACGGCTGCGGCGATGTCGCCGGCGCGTACTTCCTTGATTTCTTCGCGCTGGTTGGCGTGCATCTGCAGAATACGGCCAAGACGTTCCTTCTTGTTCTTGATCGGATTGTAGACGGTGTCGCCCGAATTGATGGTGCCCGAGTAGACGCGGAAGAAGATCAGCTGGCCCACGAACGGGTCGGTCATGATCTTGAATGCCAGCGCGGCGAATTTCTCGTCGTCGGCAGCCTTGCGGGTCGTTGGCTGGTCATCTTCGTCCGTGCCGCCCACTGGTGGAATATCCACTGGCGATGGCAGGTATTCGATCACGCCGTCGAGCATGGCCTGTACGCCCTTGTTCTTGAACGCGGTGCCGCACATCATGGGAACGATTTCCGACGCGATGGTACGCTGGCGCAGGGCGGCCTTGATCTCTTCTTCCGACAGATCGCCTTCTTCCAGGTACTTGTTCATCAGTTCGTCGGTCGCTTCAGCAGCGGTTTCGACCATCTTCAGGCGCCACTCGTTGGCCTGCTCGACCAGCTCCGCAGGAATCTCGCGGTAGTCGAACTTCATGCCCTGCGACGCGTCGTCCCAGTAGATGGCTTTCATCTTGACCAGGTCGACCACACCCTTGAAGTTGTCTTCAGCGCCGATAGGAATCTGCAGCGGGATCGGGTTGGCCTTCAGGCGAGCGCGCATCTGCTCGTAGACCTTGAAGAAGTTCGCACCGGTGCGGTCCATCTTGTTGACGAAGGCCAGACGTGGCACCTTGTACTTGTTAGCCTGGCGCCAAACGGTTTCCGACTGAGGCTGAACACCGCCCACAGCGCAGTAAACCATGCAGGCACCGTCGAGCACGCGCATCGAGCGCTCAACTTCAATGGTGAAGTCAACGTGGCCCGGGGTGTCGATGATGTTGATGTGGTGCTCAGGGAAGTTGTTAGCCATACCCTTCCAGAAGCAAGTCGTTGCAGCCGAGGTAATCGTGATACCGCGTTCCTGCTCCTGCTCCATCCAGTCCATGGTGGCCGCGCCATCATGCACTTCGCCGATCTTGTGGTTCACGCCCGTGTAGAACAGGACGCGCTCGGTCGTGGTGGTCTTGCCAGCGTCGATGTGAGCGGAGATACCGATATTGCGGTAGCGCTCAATGGGGGTCTTGCGTGCCATAATTATTCCTAAATCTTTTAATGGACAAAACCGAGCGGCATTTTGAATTCAAAATGCCCCCGGCCTCGAACAACAGATG
This region of Massilia sp. PAMC28688 genomic DNA includes:
- a CDS encoding M6 family metalloprotease domain-containing protein, whose translation is MTGKTMRLAAALLLAVASLGVQAGIPYNNHAYNFQQPSGEVLRVLVDGNDYYAEERTADGALIIYDPAKKGFCYAHVNAAGTALVSTGVLASNAQLRSMNGKMDKQPGLSTAAKALKARQRYQKLHGHAPEAANDKLRKASTQAASTGMSPMAVATGAMRGLTVIIDFSDAPATISQAQVSSFLNDVPYTGFGNAQSVRGYFQSVSGGKLDYQNTVTRYYRARRPKSYYADASLDSGVRSQELITEALNWLKAQNFDFATLSRDSYNRIKGLNFFYAGQANSPWAKGLWPHMGTLWPQFCSNGICTNTYQISDMGPQLAIGTFAHETGHLLMDWPDLYDYDGSSEGSVADFCLMGTGGVGYQSQFRPVPPNGFFRYLSGWASVTELNPAINRTPPTGRLSHTSGSHSLYRWSNPGNPSEAFYVEALHKSDQNLYQPDQGLAIFHTDPSGDNSSEWKPYVQMEHADGRRDPEYNVNRGDATDLFDGAATKSFSDTLPNALTARGTNSKWSNGYGSGLALHNISTPARTISFDVGAAGAGVSYTGSLAAGARVIHPAPWFEYAGGTIKATLIGPSTADFDLLLERWNGSAWAKAAASESHTSSEVISYAASAGYYRITVYSYSGSGAYKLLVYK
- a CDS encoding energy transducer TonB is translated as MLQLPHRFMLAPAVLLALAGCAAPALAADADRPAVADFNSCAKPMYPKDALANKREGTVTVAFLVGTDGKTEDAKVKTSSGHADLDEAARVAIAKCRFSPAIKGGEAVRSWQPVQYVWTLK
- the rpsJ gene encoding 30S ribosomal protein S10 codes for the protein MSAPNQKIRIRLKAFDYKLIDQSALEIVETAKRTGAVVKGPVPLPTRIQRFDVLRSPHVNKTSRDQFEIRTHQRLMDIVDPTDKTVDALMKLDLPAGVDVEIKLQ
- the tuf gene encoding elongation factor Tu, with translation MAKGKFERTKPHVNVGTIGHVDHGKTTLTAAIATVLSKKFGGEAKAYDQIDAAPEEKARGITINTAHVEYETANRHYAHVDCPGHADYIKNMITGAAQMDGAILVCSAADGPMPQTREHILLARQVGVPYIIVFLNKCDLVDDAELLELVEMEVRELLSKYEFPGDDLPIIKGSARMALDGDAGEMGEQAIMALAEALDSYIPTPERAVDGAFLMPVEDVFSISGRGTVVTGRVERGIIKVGEEIEIVGIKDTVKTTCTGVEMFRKLLDQGQAGDNVGLLLRGTKREDVERGQVLAKPGSIKPHNHFTGEIYVLSKDEGGRHTPFFNNYRPQFYFRTTDVTGSIELPADKEMVMPGDNVSITVKLINPIAMEEGLRFAIREGGRTVGAGVVAKILGEASK
- the fusA gene encoding elongation factor G, producing MARKTPIERYRNIGISAHIDAGKTTTTERVLFYTGVNHKIGEVHDGAATMDWMEQEQERGITITSAATTCFWKGMANNFPEHHINIIDTPGHVDFTIEVERSMRVLDGACMVYCAVGGVQPQSETVWRQANKYKVPRLAFVNKMDRTGANFFKVYEQMRARLKANPIPLQIPIGAEDNFKGVVDLVKMKAIYWDDASQGMKFDYREIPAELVEQANEWRLKMVETAAEATDELMNKYLEEGDLSEEEIKAALRQRTIASEIVPMMCGTAFKNKGVQAMLDGVIEYLPSPVDIPPVGGTDEDDQPTTRKAADDEKFAALAFKIMTDPFVGQLIFFRVYSGTINSGDTVYNPIKNKKERLGRILQMHANQREEIKEVRAGDIAAAVGLKDATTGETLCDPSAIITLEKMVFPEPVIQQAVEPKTKADQEKMGLALNRLAQEDPSFRVKTDEESGQTIIGGMGELHLEIIVDRMKREFGVEATVGKPQVAYRETIRKVCEESEGKFVKQSGGRGQYGHVVLKIEPQEPGKGFEFVDAIKGGTVPREYIPAVEKGVRGTLNTGVLAGYPVVDVKVTLFFGSYHDVDSNENAFQMAASMAFKDGCRKASPVILEPMMAVEVETPEDYAGTVMGDLSSRRGMVQGMDEIPGGGGKIIKAEVPLSEMFGYSTSLRSATQGRATYTMEFKHYSEAPKHVTDAIVTAKSK